A single Salmo trutta chromosome 14, fSalTru1.1, whole genome shotgun sequence DNA region contains:
- the LOC115207105 gene encoding achaete-scute homolog 5-like — protein sequence MSAVFSHPFVDQRPTYLNRGSSLPYGLSPSSGYSENRPNTHSDRLHSGSDPLAHTVPFLLYPTTMDPGGLYEASFRGPGGPNLLPYLSPFHHGHFGVYECPFEPAFIQKRNERERQRVKCVNQGYAKLRDHLPGAASEKRLSKVETLRAAINYIKYLQGLVEGQGKGREGYEGGQVCHSPSSAHCRTEDSDHSNGGSPRSLSDSSSSSAGIDCEESAGSGT from the coding sequence ATGAGTGCTGTCTTCTCCCACCCCTTCGTAGACCAGCGGCCCACCTACCTAAACAGAGGCAGCAGCCTGCCGTATGGTCTGTCTCCCTCTAGTGGCTACTCTGAGAACCGCCCAAACACCCACTCCGACCGCCTCCACTCTGGCTCTGACCCTCTGGCCCACACAGTGCCCTTCCTCCTCTACCCCACCACAATGGACCCTGGAGGCCTCTATGAAGCCTCGTTCCGGGGCCCTGGAGGCCCCAATCTCCTCCCCTACCTGTCCCCATTCCACCACGGGCACTTTGGGGTGTACGAGTGCCCTTTCGAGCCAGCGTTCATCCAGAAGCGTAACGAGCGGGAGCGTCAGAGGGTGAAGTGTGTGAACCAGGGTTATGCCAAGCTGAGGGACCACCTGCCAGGGGCTGCCAGTGAGAAGAGGCTCAGTAAAGTGGAGACACTGAGGGCAGCAATTAATTATATTAAATACCTGCAGGGACTGGTGGAGGGGCAGGGGAAGGGCAGAGAGGGGTATGAGGGGGGACAGGTGTGCCACAGCCCCAGTTCTGCCCACTGTAGGACGGAGGACTCGGACCACAGCAATGGGGGGtcacctcgctctctctcagactcctcctcttcctccgcgGGGATAGACTGTGAGGAGTCAGCGGGCTCTGGGACCTAG